One Nicotiana sylvestris chromosome 12, ASM39365v2, whole genome shotgun sequence genomic window carries:
- the LOC138883446 gene encoding uncharacterized protein — MQWQAMNHGLGEGVSMRPSPHGEERTSKPGEATVTNPHTEDEDDDDGDRRLELEKLTSELNESKVSSVQKEKELSELRDNLEEVYQEQTRFADQIGQNNALVGRLQEEVIAKDTKILELKRQNEVVTSEKDLLRSSSSLRQLFHHFNSKLSPIFSSPFSCFTIVMAATPKSIHQEEESSASASRSVGGTTPASGELTLSCFVSRREFTVERPPNVQGQWEHASSFISSIGEEHIETVRRDCEWGEKVVLQVPSLEESIVAHVEGVGDISEMRPFPLGEEGGSSASGPKSDNKHKESSMGEEIFSEAGSARRRKGDATVEVLQGIKTSCRRLPLPSKAFDKLKFELLRPEARLQKALDREKSLRLNCDKREKELIHLRKTENLECLWGEVGKAKYECKELRAQIDAQVAAKKNALAKASTLEVQLWNARENSLVQTSKIVRLKYDLLDMKAEVVDAWAEAEEIRAKVDNKVVVYVKDVAYALAELRGASDRESRSNEYAQCKSRRRFILRARSLRRDSAGQGG, encoded by the exons ATGCAGTGGCAGGCCATGAACCATG GCCTCGGGGAAGGTGTGTCGATGAGACCGTCTCCCCATGGTGAAGAAAGAACCTCGAAACCCGGCGAGG CTACTGTGACAAATCCCCATACTGAAGAcgaagatgatgatgatggtgaTCGCCGTTTG GAGCTCGAGAAGCTCACCTCGGAGCTAAATGAGTCGAAAGTTTCCTCTGTCCAAAAGGAAAAGGAGTTGAGTGAGCTTCGAGATAATCTGGAGGAAGTGTACCAGGAACAGACTAGGTTTGCTGATCAG ATTGGGCAAAACAATGCCCTGGTGGGGCGACTCCAGGAAGAGGTTATAGCAAAGGATACGAAGATCCTCGAGCTGAAGAGGCAAAATGAGGTCGTAACCTCGGAGAAAGACCTTTTGCGG AGCTCTTCTTCCTTGCGTCAGCTTTTTCACCATTTTAATTCAAAGCTTTCACCTATCTTTTCATCTCCCTTCTCTTGTTTCACCATAGTTATGGCTGCTACGCCCAAATCCATTCACCAAGAAGAGGAGAGTTCCGCCTCTGCTTCCCGCTCGGTCGGTGGTACAACACCGGCATCCGGTGAACTAACGTTGAGctgctttgtctcgaggagggaATTTACGGtggagagacctcccaatgttcaggGCCAATGGGAGCATGCATCGAGTTTCATCTCATCAATAGGAGAGGAACACATTGAGACAGTTAGGAGAGACTGCGaatggggagaaaaggtggtactgcaggtaccttccctaGAAGAGAGCATCGTGGCTCATGTAGAGG GAGTTGGAGATATTTCCGAGATGAGACCATTCCCTCTCGGAGAGGAGGGAGGATCATCGGCTTCGGGGCCGAAGAGTGATAACAAGCATAAGGAATCCTCGATGGGCGAGGAGATTTTTAGTGAAGCAGGGTCTGCTCGGAGGCGTAAAGGAGATGCAACTGTCGAG GTACTTCAAGGGATAAAGACTTCCTGTCGTCGTCTTCCTctcccatcgaag gcctttgacaagctcaagttcGAGCTACTCCGCCCTGAAGCCAGGTTGCAGAAAGCCTTGGacagggagaaatcccttaggcttaATTGTGATAAAAGGGAAAAAGAGTTGATACACCTTCG AAAGACGGAGAACTTGGAATGCCTTTGGGGTGAAGTTGGTAAGGCCAAGTATGAGTGTAaggagctaagggctcagatagatgcccaagttgcggccaagaagaatgctttggccaaggcttctACCCTCGAGGTGCAACTCTGGAATGCTCGTGAAAACAGCTTGGTCCAGACAAGCAAGATTGTAAGGCTCAAGTATGACCTTTTGGATATGAAGGCCGAGGTCGTGGACGCTTGGGCTGAAGCTGAAGAGATTCGAGCTAAGGTTGATAACAAAGTGGTCGTCTATGTGAAAGACGTTGCCTACGCTCTAGCTGAGTTGAGAGGGGCTTCCGATCGAGAGAGTAGAAGTAATGAATATGCCCAGTGCAAATCCAGGAGGAGATTCATACTAAGGGCTCGATCTCTCAGAAGAGATAGCGCAGGCCAAGGCGGATGA